One genomic region from Rosa rugosa chromosome 1, drRosRugo1.1, whole genome shotgun sequence encodes:
- the LOC133726424 gene encoding secreted RxLR effector protein 161-like encodes MDRLQRQLASEFEMKDLGELKYFLGIEVTRGREGIYLCQRTYVLDLLTETDADWAGNITNRRSTSGYFTFVGGDLVTWKSKKQKVVARSSAKAEYRGMAH; translated from the exons ATGGATAGACTGCAGAGacagctagcctctgagtttgagatgaaggacttgggtgaactTAAGTACTTCCTAGGAATTGAGGTAACCAGGGGGAGAGAAGGGATCTACCTGTGCCAAAGGACGTACGTTCTTGACTTACTGACAgagacag atgcagattgggctggaaatattaCAAATAGGAGGTCGACatcaggttactttaccttCGTGGGAGGTgatttggttacatggaagagtaagaaacagaaagttgtggcacgaTCTAGTGCTAaggccgagtatagaggtatggctcattgA
- the LOC133724702 gene encoding uncharacterized protein LOC133724702 has product MDVPSSSSSKTQTVTSSSSSSPSNWEHDVFLSFRGEDTRNSFTDHLHYAMNQRGIDTFRDTEKLQRGKSISPELLKAIEESKFAVTVLSTNYATSTWCLDELAHILECKKLRGLQVLPVFYHVEPSEIRKQTGNYGKAFAKHEIHFKDNMRKVDKWRKALEDIAGLSGWHVTEDRRESEVIQEVVNQILNVLNKMLSVPERELIGMDARIIEIESRLDLESNDVLTVGIWGMGGIGKTSTLAKEVFKKICNQFHPSGFVSQVRLQSEVELHRHLCESFLGDGNINIDTSEKGIKLLKKALYKKKVLIVLDDVDEFKQIECLAPGGPLGENIWGGGSRLIITTRDRSPLRNFNVQENKIYEVEKLRDEEAFQLLCQKAFKKDNPPEEFVALSKSFLQYASGLPLAHEVLGSYLSRLKVDEWSEILHRLDDDQDKDIFSVLQISFDGLQDTDRKIFLDIACFFNGEDHVRVKNILKGCGFSSRIGISNLIDKSLIKIERNKLWMHDLLRCLGWHIVRGESSFPGQRSRLWLNDNVHKYEGRGSWRFEDARSVLMDNTGTTTVEGLFLSLPEKEEMPLEDDPFLTMGNLRLLKICNVNFLDVHFRYVSKNLRLLEWHECPLVSLPSSFKSDKLVELKMPNSRIEQLWNETLSLKMLILMDLSDCKYLTKTLDFSKIPKLEKLILKGCIELLEVHPTIGDLQHLVLLNLKGCESLENLPQSIRLRSLRTFILSGCSKLRHFPEIVGNMDTLSELYLDGTAIRELPVSIQHLEGLILLNLSGCRNLLSLPSILSSSLTSLKFLYLSLCSRMDRLPDNIGCLEHLEELDACNIAIRKVPDSIFLLKNLKLLCFHGCARSTGLELPSKFSGLRSLTTLNLGGCNLAEGAIPNDIGDLFSLQSLDLSENNFFTIPESISQLSELTEISLFKCSKLWTLPKDLPSSLRNLNVRGCPMLTSSSSSWRRYPPQKGLSIINCRKPEEDEIFPELYKFRLGNLEELDLSNCQHLKKIPDLNGVPNLKKLNLEGCEKLSEVHPTIGCLQHLVFLNLKGCVNLESLPSSISLKSLNMFVLSGCSKLKEFPNIKGEMNNLSQLHLDGTALRHLRIPMMHLKGPILINLSGCRNLLTVPILFSLKSLNLSRCSTIFKLPPSLAYMEHLEELDASETAITGLPQSILLLKKLKVLSFCGCKGLQLPKWFSDLSSLTSLNLRRCSLAEEVLDSLYSLSALQILDLSENNLSIIPSGIGRLSSLKLLNLSENNFDNIPNEIGHLSSLQVLDLSENSFMSIPDESISHLSELTELRLFRCSKLQSLPNNLPFNLKHVHAQECAMLKNNADTLTIWASGKGFCFINCRQSDQDDGQPNHLPVPVPKDRIELLFPIYIEDRVYGKKPFEIRFPHSWSTGLSAGIPNSWSRWRNGPSVTIPLSDGNSTWMGLALFVVFDILEQDIFNKSWESEETVCDFHTDVGHDTSLVFQNFIDFRTGSYGLSCYEPRGGQFSGLFDKPSSRLRASVSTKRPNLKVRGCGIHLISEEYAAEFVKSIATQTTNSTQSHLDSNFDRHCEDILDEETTGALIEQGSTNSTFNEDSCSKVNSKIKLRGELSILYEGSKGRQKSFHFCFPASVISTLPWFFHHHAGDVTLCYITKNLLDDQRWVGLELYVQFSRCTSTSTSGNSSFFFYVDLCSHDHGSMVMHGSLKIKSCVGTSDQLVVLHVPRVHFQQQLNQCQGISALFRTINAEMEVQVCGSRLAFEHDLEDLTHSLTAAASTLGQHVLTQLCSQAQPVDRRNAEEAEMPINCCSWFRRSTALVLPEQAPSSSIGRLRNHRCYLQQQQGFGESDLTQLVHSRSVTLLHSKSLLENRDRNHENVAEEDKSLVLARHHVHIMAETQLQGRYSLPRWKRCLKLLLRQSKVATLSLCGHAISAFKNFDPFSPYNIICFSDKEIPVWFKHEMSYQMSSRSRVGIKLPPRLHEDENWKGLAICVAFEVHDQRPTTSPVKLLCHLRAKDNYCLNHIPMCCINEEKLKSLHLGRFIWLTYIPRILLTEFSVISDVEARIYVSCRGLTVEKSGIRLLYRQEEGEFENTITECWTSFFDNLSFIRQLVEADDQNIQPWIRHELPMLEGHIKVFEPDLIYNAIPPSNEIPEWFGHRIEDPWDASCGWQFQLPPPLSDTNWIGLALFVSYRISRNYLQESVLYPFIISLKTEKNGLSSLHRYQMSNEEFEFLKRCCTVHREFFWLSYIPRRWFLHQLNDESVLIVLSGLNCWTPDMVYLRFVYADEVEEFKQLCFNLHRPPAQQ; this is encoded by the exons ATGGATGTGCCTTCGTCATCTTCTTCCAAAACCCAAACAGTTACTTCGTCATCATCTAGTTCACCCTCTAACTGGGAACATGATGTCTTCCTCAGTTTTAGGGGCGAGGACACCCGCAATAGTTTTACAGACCATTTACACTATGCTATGAACCAGAGAGGAATCGACACATTTCGAGATACCGAAAAGCTTCAGAGGGGGAAATCCATTTCACCAGAACTTCTGAAAGCAATAGAAGAGTCCAAGTTTGCAGTTACCGTTCTTTCAACCAACTATGCTACTTCAACTTGGTGTCTGGATGAACTTGCGCATATTCTTGAATGCAAGAAACTGAGGGGACTACAAGTTCTTCCGGTTTTTTATCATGTAGAACCATCTGAGATAAGGAAGCAAACTGGAAACTATGGCAAGGCTTTTGCTAAGCATGAGATACATTTCAAGGACAATATGAGAAAGGTGGACAAGTGGAGGAAAGCTTTAGAGGATATAGCTGGTCTCTCCGGATGGCATGTGACAGAGGATAG GAGAGAATCAGAAGTTATTCAAGAAGTAGTTAATCAGATTCTAAATGTACTGAACAAAATGTTATCCGTTCCTGAAAGAGAGTTAATCGGAATGGATGCCCGTATAATAGAAATAGAGTCTCGCTTGGATCTAGAGTCAAATGATGTTCTTACCGTAGGGATTTGGGGGATGGGGGGAATTGGTAAGACAAGTACTCTTGCTAAGGAAGTATTCAAAAAGATCTGTAACCAATTTCATCCTAGCGGCTTCGTTTCCCAAGTTAGATTGCAATCTGAAGTTGAGTTGCATCGACATCTCTGTGAATCCTTTTTGGGGGATGGCAATATAAATATCGACACCAGTGAAAAAGGGATCAAGTTATTGAAGAAGGCACTGTATAAGAAAAAGGTGCTTATTGTTctggatgatgttgatgaatTCAAACAAATAGAATGTCTAGCACCTGGAGGCCCGCTTGGAGAGAATATTTGGGGTGGAGGGAGTCGACTGATTATAACAACTAGAGATAGGAGCCCATTGAGAAACTTTAAtgtacaagaaaataaaatatatgaGGTTGAAAAACTGAGAGATGAGGAAGCTTTTCAGCTGTTATGTCAGAAAGCCTTCAAGAAAGACAATCCCCCAGAAGAGTTTGTAGCGTTGTCCAAGAGTTTTCTGCAATATGCTAGTGGCCTTCCTTTAGCTCATGAAGTTCTAGGGTCATACTTGTCTAGACTAAAGGTAGATGAATGGTCAGAGATATTGCATAGACTAGACGATGATCAAGATAAAGACATTTTCAGTGTGCTTCAAATAAGCTTCGATGGATTACAGGATACAGATAGGAAAATATTTTTGgacattgcatgtttcttcAATGGCGAGGATCATGTCCGTGTAAAGAATATATTGAAAGGTTGTGGCTTTTCTTCCAGAATAGGTATAAGCAACCTCATTGACAAGTCTCTgattaaaattgaaagaaatAAACTGTGGATGCATGATTTACTACGGTGCTTGGGTTGGCATATTGTTCGTGGAGAATCTTCTTTTCCAGGTCAACGTAGCAGGTTGTGGCTCAATGACAATGTACACAAGTACGAAGGCAGAGGGTCATGGCGTTTTGAGGATGCTCGTAGCGTGCTCATGGACAATACG GGGACAACTACTGTTGAAGGCTTATTCTTAAGCTTgcctgaaaaagaagaaatgccATTGGAAGATGACCCGTTCTTAACTATGGGCAACCTACGATTGCTGAAGATTTGTAATGTAAATTTTCTGGATGTGCACTTCAGATATGTCTCTAAGAATTTACGACTTTTGGAATGGCACGAATGCCCTCTAGTATCTCTGCCATCTAGTTTTAAATCGGACAAGTTGGTTGAATTAAAGATGCCTAACAGCCGCATTGAACAACTATGGAATGAAACG CTTTCTCTGAAAATGCTTATACTCATGGATCTTTCTGACTGCAAGTATTTAACCAAGACCCTGGACTTCAGTAAGATCCCAAAGCTTGAGAAATTGATCCTTAAAGGTTGTATAGAGTTATTGGAGGTTCACCCTACTATTGGGGATCTCCAACATTTGGTTTTATTGAACTTGAAAGGTTGTGAAAGTCTAGAGAACCTTCCTCAATCCATCAGGTTGAGATCTCTTCGAACTTTTATTCTTTCGGGATGTTCAAAACTCAGACACTTTCCAGAGATTGTGGGGAACATGGATACTTTATCAGAACTTTATTTAGATGGCACGGCTATACGGGAGCTGCCTGTATCAATCCAGCATTTGGAAGGCCTCATTTTACTTAATCTAAGTGGGTGCAGGAACCTTCTCAGTCTTCCAAGCATCCTTTCTAGTAGTTTGACATCACTGAAATTTCTCTATCTGTCACTATGCTCACGTATGGACAGACTGCCGGATAACATAGGCTGCTTGGAACACTTGGAGGAGCTTGATGCGTGTAATATTGCTATAAGAAAAGTGCCCGATTCCATTTTTCTCCTCAAGAATCTTAAATTATTGTGTTTCCAtggctgtgctagatccacagGCTTAGAGTTGCCAAGCAAGTTCTCAGGTTTAAGATCTTTGACAACACTAAACCTAGGTGGATGTAATCTCGCAGAAGGAGCAATCCCCAATGACATTGGTGATTTATTCTCACTGCAGAGTCTGGATTTAAGTGAGAACAACTTTTTCACCATACCTGAAAGCATCTCTCAGCTTTCTGAGCTTACAGAAATTTCTCTGTTTAAGTGTAGCAAACTATGGACGTTACCAAAAGATCTTCCGTCAAGTCTAAGAAATTTAAATGTACGTGGTTGTCCTATGCTGACAAGTTCTTCATCTAGTTGGAGGAGATATCCGCCTCAAAAGGGTTTGAGTATCATAAACTGTCGAAAACCAGAGGAGGATGAAATCTTTCCCGAACTCTATAAg TTTCGTTTGGGAAATCTGGAAGAACTCGATCTTTCCAACTGCCAACACTTGAAGAAGATCCCTGACTTGAATGGGGTTCCAAATCTTAAGAAATTGAACCTTGAAGGTTGTGAAAAATTATCAGAGGTTCACCCAACCATTGGGTGTCTCCAACATTTGGTGTTTCTGAATTTGAAAGGATGTGTAAATCTAGAGAGCCTTCCCAGTTCTATCAGCTTGAAGTCTCTAAACATGTTTGTTCTTTCGGGATGTTCAAAGCTGAAAGAGTTTCCAAACATTAAGGGAGAAATGAACAATTTGTCACAACTGCATTTAGATGGGACGGCGTTAAGGCATCTGCGAATTCCGATGATGCATTTGAAAGGCCCAATTTTGATAAATCTGTCAGGCTGCAGGAACCTTTTGACTGTTCCAATCCTATTCAGTCTAAAATCTCTCAATCTATCACGGTGCTCAACTATATTCAAATTGCCACCGAGCCTGGCATACATGGAACATTTGGAGGAGCTTGATGCCTCTGAAACTGCTATAACAGGATTACCCCAGTCCATTTTACTCTTGAAGAAACTTAAAGTGTTATCATTCTGTGGATGCAAAGGTTTGCAATTGCCTAAATGGTTCTCGGATTTAAGCTCTTTGACATCATTAAATCTACGGAGGTGTAGTCTAGCAGAAGAAGTCCTTGATAGCCTCTACAGCTTATCTGCTCTGCAGATTTTGGATTTGAGTGAAAACAATCTTTCGATCATACCTAGTGGAATTGGTCGCTTATCCTCTTTGAAGCTATTGAATTTGAGTGAGAACAATTTTGACAATATACCAAATGAAATCGGTCACTTATCCTCTTTGCAGGTCTTAGATTTGAGTGAAAACAGCTTCATGAGTATACCTGATGAGAGCATCTCTCATCTTTCTGAGCTGACAGAACTACGCTTGTTTAGATGTAGTAAGCTACAGTCCTTGCCGAATAATCTTCCCTTCAATCTAAAACATGTCCATGCACAAGAATGTGCTATGTTGAAGAATAACGCAGATACTTTGACAATATGGGCATCTGGAAAGGGGTTCTGTTTCATAAATTGCAGACAATCTGACCAGGATGATGGTCAGCCAAATCACCTCCCAGTTCCAGTTCCCAAAGACCGTATTGAACTACTCTTTCCTATATACAttgag GACCGAGTTTATGGCAAAAAACCATTTGAAATTCGCTTTCCACATTCGTGGAGTACAGGACTGAGTGCCGGAATTCCAAATTCGTGGAGTCGTTGGAGAAATGGCCCTTCCGTGACAATCCCACTCTCTGATGGTAACAGTACGTGGATGGGACTTgctctttttgttgtttttgataTCCTTGAGCAAGACATTTTCAACAAGAGCTGGGAATCGGAGGAGACAGTCTGTGATTTTCACACCGATGTTGGGCATGATACTTCCCTAGTTTTTCAAAACTTCATAGACTTCAGGACTGGGTCATATGGTCTTAGTTGCTATGAACCACGTGGTGGGCAATTTAGTGGGTTGTTCGATAAACCAAGTTCACGACTTCGAGCTTCAGTTTCAACAAAGAGACCAAATTTAAAAGTTAGAGGTTGTGGGATACATCTAATATCAGAGGAATATGCTGCAGAGTTTGTTAAAAGTATAGCAACTCAGACTACTAATTCAACTCAGAGTCATCTTGATTCCAATTTTGATCGACATTGCGAGGACATATTAGATGAGGAAACAACTGGTGCCCTGATAGAACAGGGATCTACTAATTCAACTTTCAATGAAGATAGCTGCAGCAAAGTTAACTCTAAGATCAAACTCAGAGGAGAGCTGTCGATACTCTatgag GGAAGCAAGGGACGTCAGAAGAGTTTCCACTTTTGCTTTCCTGCTTCAGTAATTTCAACCCTGCCTTGGTTCTTCCATCACCATGCAGGGGATGTAACATTGTGTTACATCACTAAAAACTTACTTGATGATCAGAGATGGGTGGGATTAGAACTATATGTTCAATTTTCTCGGTGTACATCTACTTCGACATCTGGCAATAgtagttttttcttttatgttgaTTTATGCTCTCATGATCATGGAAGTATGGTAATGCACGGATCCCTCAAGATAAAGAGTTGTGTTGGGACCTCAGATCAACTTGTTGTATTACATGTACCACGTGTTCATTTTCAACAACAGTTGAATCAATGTCAGGGTATCAGCGCATTGTTCAGAACCATTAATGCAGAAATGGAGGTCCAAGTGTGTGGAAGCCGTTTAGCATTTGAGCATGATTTGGAAGACTTGACCCATTCATTAACTGCTGCTGCCAGCACTTTGGGGCAACATGTCCTCACTCAACTATGTTCCCAGGCCCAACCTGTTGATCGACGCAATGCAGAGGAAGCAGAAATGCCCATCAATTGCTGTTCCTGGTTTAGAAG AAGTACTGCACTTGTACTACCAGAACaagctccttcttcttcaattggGCGGCTGCGAAATCATAGATGCTATCTCCAGCAACAGCAAGGTTTTGGGGAGTCTGACCTTACCCAATTGGTCCACTCCAGATCAGTAACATTACTCCACTCGAAAAGCCTTTTGGAAAACAGGGATAGAAACCATGAAAACGTTGCCGAAGAAGATAAATCGTTGGTGTTGGCTCGTCATCATGTACATATAATGGCTGAGACTCAACTTCAGGGAAGATATAGTTTACCACGGTGGAAGAGATGCCTGAAGTTGTTGCTTCGACAGTCCAAGGTGGCTACTCTCAGTCTTTGTGGACACGCAATTTCAGCTTTCAAGAATTTTGATCCTTTCTCCCCATACAATATTATTTGTTTCTCTGACAAGGAAATTCCAGTGTGGTTCAAACATGAGATGTCATATCAGATGTCTTCTAGGTCTAGGGTGGGAATCAAACTACCTCCAAGATTGCACGAGGATGAGAACTGGAAAGGACTTGCTATATGTGTTGCGTTTGAAGTTCATGACCAGCGTCCAACTACCTCCCCGGTCAAACTTCTCTGTCACTTGAGAGCCAAGGACAACTATTGCTTGAATCATATCCCTATGTGTTGCATCAATGAAGAGAAACTCAAGTCGCTGCATCTTGGTAGATTCATTTGGCTAACCTACATTCCCCGTATTTTGCTAACGGAGTTCAGTGTGATTAGTGATGTAGAGGCCAGAATTTATGTTAGTTGCAGAGGCTTGACAGTAGAGAAGAGTGGTATACGTCTCTTGTACAGGCAAGAAGAGGGGGAGTTTGAGAACACAATAACCGAGTGCTGGACATCTTTCTTTGATAATCTGTCTTTCATCCGTCAACTAGTAGAAGCAGATGATCAAAATATTCAACCATGGATAAGACATGAACTTCCGATGCTTGAAGGTCATATCAAG GTCTTTGAACCGGATTTAATATATAATGCAATCCCCCCGTCTAATGAAATTCCGGAGTGGTTCGGGCACCGCATTGAGGACCCCTGGGATGCCAGCTGTGGCTGGCAATTCCAGTTACCACCACCTTTGAGTGACACAAATTGGATAGGATTAGCTCTCTTTGTATCATATCGTATTAGCAGAAATTATTTGCAGGAAAGTGTTTTGTACCCCTTTATTATATCATTGAAAACTGAGAAGAATGGTTTGTCCTCTCTCCATCGGTATCAAATGAGCAATGAAGAATTTGAGTTCCTAAAGCGCTGTTGTACTGTGCATCGTGAATTTTTCTGGCTCTCCTACATACCACGACGCTGGTTTCTACATCAGCTAAATGATGAGTCTGTCCTCATAGTTTTATCTGGTCTGAACTGCTGGACGCCGGACATGGTCTATCTTCGTTTTGTGTATGCGGATGAGGTGGAAGAGTTTAAGCAGCTCTGTTTCAATCTTCATCGACCCCCTGCCCAACAGTAA
- the LOC133735637 gene encoding protein GAST1, producing MARTPSLVTLSLVMLLVLTGENHAAISRSIEAPSPQPQISSNNQTMHGATEGSLEPHECGPRCSTRCSKTQYKKPCLFFCQKCCAKCLCVPPGTYGNKQFCPCYNNWKTKRGGPKCP from the exons ATGGCAAGGACGCCAAGTCTTGTGACACTCTCCCTTGTTATGCTTCTCGTTTTAACAGGAGAGAACCAT GCGGCTATTAGCAGGAGCATTGAGGCTCCATCACCACAGCCCCAGATAAGCAGCAACAACCAAACCATG CATGGAGCCACGGAAGGCAGCCTTGAACCTCATG AGTGCGGGCCTCGTTGCAGCACGAGATGCTCAAAGACACAATATAAGAAGCCATGTCTGTTTTTCTGCCAAAAGTGTTGCGCCAAGTGCTTGTGCGTTCCTCCCGGCACCTACGGCAACAAGCAATTCTGCCCTTGCTATAACAACTGGAAGACAAAGAGAGGGGGTCCCAAATGCCCTTAA